GTACAGCAGCGAGATCGTGCGCACCCCGCCCGGGATCAAGGCCTCGCCGTGAGGCCCGAGCGGAAACGCGAACGTTATCGCCAGCGAGAGCAGCGCCAAGCCGACGAACGAGCTGGCCAAGAACGCGCCCGAGCGCCGCGGCCGACCGCGGAGCTGAACGAAGAGCAGCACCGCGATCCCGCCTTCGACGAGCGCACCGCTGAACATCAGCGCCGGAACGAACGCGGCCGCGTCGGGGAATTGCAAGCGTCCGAACGGCAGCGTGACGAGGGACAGCGCGAGGAGCCCGGCGCCGATGCGCACGTCCCACCTCGACGCCAGCGCGCGGGTCGTTCGGAAGAAAGCGCTCATCGATATCGTTCGTAGCGTTCCCGTAATCGCGCCGAATGCTCCCATCGAACGCCCGGCCGCGCGCGATCGTGACCGAGGCTACGCCTCTATGCCGCGGCGCGGCACACTCGGGGCCTAGCCCTCGGCGGCGGTCGCCAACCCCGCGTTGCGCCGTACCGGGCTGGCCGCCTCGCGCCGGCGCGTGCTGCGCAGCCAGGCGTCGAACGCCTCGGCCGTCATCGGCCGTGCCAAACGGAAGCCTTGTCCGTAGCGGCAGCCGGCCGCGAGGAGCGAGCGTACCTGCGCTTCCGTCTCGACGCCTTCGGCCAGCACTTCGAAACCGAAGCGCTCGGCGATCTCGATCACGGCGCCGACGATCGCCGCGTCGTGGACGTCGTCCGGCAAGCCGTCGACGAACGCGCGATCGATCTTGACGAGATCGACCGTCAGCCGTTTGAGCTGCGCCAGCGAGGAGTAGCCGGTGCCGAAATCGTCGAGCGCGATCGCCAAGCCGGCGGCGCGCAGCCCGGTGATGGTGCGCAAGGTGAGGTCGACGTCGCGCATCGCGACGGTCTCGGTGATCTCGACGCCGACGCCGCGCAGGTCGCCCGCCAACTCGGTCAGGCGCCGCAGCAGTCCGGGATCGCCCAGCTCGATCGCCGAGAGGTTGAACCAGGTCCGGAAACCGGGATCGGCGGCGCGCCAGCGGCTCGAGAGGCGCACGGTTTCGCGCATCACCCACGCGCCGATCGCGCCCAGCATTCCGTACTCTTCCGCGTACGGCAAGAACTCGTCGGGCGGCAACAGGCCGTGCACCGGATGGCGCCAGCGGATCAGCGACTCGGCGCCCACGACCCTGCCGGTCTCCAAATCGAGGTGCGGCTGGAAGTGCAGCACGAACTCGTCGCGCACGAGCGCTTCGGCCAGCTCGTTCTGCATGCGCTGCGCGACCAGCAGCTCCTCGCCGGCGGAGCGGTCGAAGAAGTGCCAGCGCCCGCGGCCGGCGACTTTCGCATCGGAGACGGCGGCGTCGGCGTGGGCCAACAGCTGCTCGAAGGTGGTCGCGTCGTCGGGGGCGATCGCGACCCCGATGCTGACGCTCACGTGCACGCGCTCGTCGTACTCGGCGATCTCCAGCGGCGTGAGAAACAGCTCCGCGCAGCGCGCGACCCGCGTCTCGACCTCGTCGCGGTCGCCCACGTCGAGCAGCAGCACCCCGAAGCTGTCGCTGCCCAGCCGCGCGACGATGGTATTGGCGGCGTTCGCGCGCAGCAGCGCCGCGGTCCGGGTGAGCACCGCGTCGCCGAACGGGTGGCCGTAGGTGTCGTTGAGGGCGCGAAAGTGATCGAGGTCGACCACGGCCAGCGCGACCCGGCGCGCCTCGCGCAAGGCCTGCACGCCGTACGCGCGCAGCGCGGCGCGGTTGAGCGCGCCGGTCAGCGCGTCGTGTTCGACGTGATACGCGAGCCGGTCGACTTGCGCGCGCTGCAACAGGCGGGCCGCGCACAGCGAGGCCAGCGTCTCGACGTACGCGCGATCGAACGCGTCGAAGCGCGCCTGCGGCGCCAAGCCCTGAAAGCTGATGCAGTACAGCGTCTCGCCGACGCGAAAGGGGGTGCCGATGTAGCAGCGCAGCGGGCTCTCGAGCGTGCAGCGCCGATCGGAGAAGCGCGGATCGGTGTGCAGATCGCTGGCCGACGCGGTGCGCCCCTCGCGCACCAGCACGCCGCCCAGACTGCCGTCGAGCGGATAGCGGGTGCCGGCGCGCTGCGCCGGATAGCCGGGGACGCCGCAGTTCAGATCGATGACCAGATCGGCGCCTTCGAGGTGGACGATGCGGCCGGCGAAGCGCAGCCCGTCGCCGAACGCCTGCGCCCCCTCGTCGAGCAAGGCGGCCAAGTACGCGTCGTCGTCCAGCGACGAGGCGCCCAGGCGCCAGATGGCGTCGAGCCGGCGGGCGTGGCGTTCGGCGCGCCGCGACTCGTCGGACAAGCGCTGCTCGAGCTCGCGAGCCCGGCCGCGCCAGTACAGCACGTCCCGGATGAAGATCATCGCGACCGTGCAGCCGCCGCCGATGGCCAGCAGCTCGGCGACCGGCATCGCGCCGCCGCGGCGCGCCGCTACGTGCAACCCGAGCAGCAACGCCAGCGCCAACAGCGCCAGCGCCAGCGCGGCGTCGAGCAGATCGAGCCGGCTGCGCGCCAGCACGACGAACGCGGCTACGATCGCGGCACCGATCAGCACGAAGGCGAAG
The window above is part of the Candidatus Sulfotelmatobacter sp. genome. Proteins encoded here:
- a CDS encoding bifunctional diguanylate cyclase/phosphodiesterase; the protein is MTLASAPSAHRFDPLRSGAAAILAAAGLAMPLVGYRPAGLRSVDFAVAVLQLGLVGLLWTLYRRAPLRAPAVLAAAALGVTLPIIVTGVRADPGTGTWLDFGQHVGFIIAALLYARVRARDDVMPAVTARRYFVRALAIGLAGGVLVTLVFAPLHGRPGVDLGQFGQQGFAFVLIGAAIVAAFVVLARSRLDLLDAALALALLALALLLGLHVAARRGGAMPVAELLAIGGGCTVAMIFIRDVLYWRGRARELEQRLSDESRRAERHARRLDAIWRLGASSLDDDAYLAALLDEGAQAFGDGLRFAGRIVHLEGADLVIDLNCGVPGYPAQRAGTRYPLDGSLGGVLVREGRTASASDLHTDPRFSDRRCTLESPLRCYIGTPFRVGETLYCISFQGLAPQARFDAFDRAYVETLASLCAARLLQRAQVDRLAYHVEHDALTGALNRAALRAYGVQALREARRVALAVVDLDHFRALNDTYGHPFGDAVLTRTAALLRANAANTIVARLGSDSFGVLLLDVGDRDEVETRVARCAELFLTPLEIAEYDERVHVSVSIGVAIAPDDATTFEQLLAHADAAVSDAKVAGRGRWHFFDRSAGEELLVAQRMQNELAEALVRDEFVLHFQPHLDLETGRVVGAESLIRWRHPVHGLLPPDEFLPYAEEYGMLGAIGAWVMRETVRLSSRWRAADPGFRTWFNLSAIELGDPGLLRRLTELAGDLRGVGVEITETVAMRDVDLTLRTITGLRAAGLAIALDDFGTGYSSLAQLKRLTVDLVKIDRAFVDGLPDDVHDAAIVGAVIEIAERFGFEVLAEGVETEAQVRSLLAAGCRYGQGFRLARPMTAEAFDAWLRSTRRREAASPVRRNAGLATAAEG